The following DNA comes from Thermodesulforhabdaceae bacterium.
TAATAATCTTTTTCATAATTAAATTCTTACAAAACACCCCAAAAGAATCTGATCCACTATTCTTAATCTATTGTCTTTCCTTTTGTGGATGATATATTAAAAGCGCCTTTTGGTGAATTAAAATATTGGTGCCTGAATACGCCAAAAATGAAGGGATAAATTTTTGGTTGTTGTGTTACAAGGCTTGCTGTTAAGGCTAGCAAGTAGGAATAAATTTAGCAGTTGGGCTCCTAAACGTAAAAAGTAATTTGAATAGAAAGGTTACGGATTATGCAGTGTGAGTTCCTATCAATAGAAGAATTTAAGAAAACCTATGAAGTTTCTCGAACTTTTTATGTTGGATTCTTGCAGGCTCAAAATGGTTCTTGGTTCCCCTTTTGTATATCCAGCTCCCCTGAACAGTCGGTCTTGGATACCCTTTGTGTATCTTCACAGTATGCTTGGCTTGATGAAGTAATAAAGCCTTATGTGACACGACTTCCATCTGTAAAAAATCATCTTGTTCATTTAGTTTATCGGGAAGAGATAGATAACCTTGTGTCAATGTATGGGCTTGAGCATATAGGATTTGTGACGTCTGAAGAGCAGGCCTCTTGCGAATGTGGTTGTGGGTGTCATTAAGGAGCCCATGACGCAAGGAGGTTTTTGTGGCAAAAATAATCTACGCTCATCCTACTGTAAAAGGTTATGCACATCATATTTTTACCGATTTGGACTTTTGGGATGCTAGAAAAATACTGCGAGATCTTTTCGATTATTTAAGTGTTAGGAGAAATTTTGGCAACAATCCCCCGGGAGATGAATTTCCCACCCAGATTGTATTTGAGAAAACATCAAAAATTGTTCTTGCAAAGGTTGAAGCTCGCCTTAAAAAAGCTATTCCGTCTCCCCCTCGCCATGTTGTGGTCCGTCACATGATTTTGAATGGTTTTTTTAGTTTTAATCCTTCCGATTATTATCCGAATCGTTGGTCTAAAGAAAAAATTGAGCATTTTACCTGGTGTCGCCTTCCTCTTGAGCAAACGGCTCTTTGTAGTCCCTATCAAACGGTAGTGCTTGAGTGGTGTGGAGAATTGCTTGTAGTTAAAAGAACTCAGCGCTCGGAAAAGTATGATCCTAAAATCACAACATACAAGGAAGAGCGTCGTTGGCGCTTCATACCAAGTGCTTTTTAGATGTTGTTATTATCTTCACAATGATTGTGCTTGACATTTGGAATTTTCTTTATCATACTTAAATCTTACAGTCAGGTTAGTTTAAATTATAACGAAAGGTCATCTGCTAGATAATAGTGTAGGACACATCAAAAACTTTTCTCAAAAGATGTGATCCTCACTCAAGTAGGTTAGTCGAAGTGTGGGTTTATAGTGGTCTAATGTGGAAATAACAAACCAGAAAGGAGGAAGAGCCTTGGCATTCGAACCGACAAAACAAAAATATACTGGAGCTATTCGTCAAGTGACGATTGGAACCGGTCCCAAAGCGGTGACAGTGGGGGGGCGGTCTTGTTTTCCATTTTACACCTTTGAAGGTTCAATGCCCAATCCCCCAAGGATTGCTATGGAAGTGTGGGATAAGGATCCAGGTGCTGATTGGCCTGATGCGGCAAAGGAGCCTTTCGCTGATGTCTTGGGGGATGCGGCAGCATGGGCAAAGAAGTGTGTTGATGTGTATGGCGCTGAGATGATAGCTCTCCAGACAAGAAGTGCGGATCCAAACGCTGATAACCGTCCGGCTGAGGAAGTAGCTGCTGTTGTGAAAAAAGTCGTGGATGCTGTGGATGTTCCGGTTATCGTCTGGGGAGTTGGAAATCATGAGAAAGACATAGAAGTTATGCGCCTTGTGACTGAGCAGTGCAGCGGAAAACATCTTGCGATAGCTCCTACAGAAGAGGGCGATCATAAACAAATTGGAGCCTCCTGTATGGCTTATGGTCATGTAGTTGTTGCGTCTACCCCAATAGATGTTAACCTTGCTAAGCAGCTTAACGTTCTTCTTGGGAACCTGGGTGTAAGAGATGACAACATTCTTATTGATCCTACAACGGGAGCCTTGGGTTACGGTTTGGAATATACCTATTCGGTCATGGAGCGTATTACCCAGGCAGCGCTGGCTCAGGGAGATGACAAGCTGGCTAATCCTATAATTAACAACATTGGTATTGAAGTTTGGAAGACCAAAGAGGCAGGACAGACTGTAGAAGAAGCCCCAGAACTTGGAGATCCTAAAAAGCGAGCTGTCATGATGGAGGTTGTTACGGCAGTAAGTTTTCTTCTTGCGGGATCAGATGTTGTGATACTTCGTCATCCCGAAAGTGTTAAGCTTGTGAAGAGCTACATTGAAAAGATGATGGCATAAGGTTTTAATTTTCCTAATAAAAATCCCCAAGAAGGGGTAAAAAGGGGTGTAACTATGGCGGAAGTAGAAAAGAAAGAAAAGAAAAAACAGTATGATTTCAGAGAATTTACCACCTGTGAAGCCACCCTTATGATGCTCCAGAAGGCTGCAGAAGATGGGGTGGAAACGGCATTTCAGCGTGCTGCTGAAATGAAGCCTTGTCCTATTGGAGTGGAATCTGCTTGCTGTAAGCACTGTGCAATGGGACCATGCCGCTTAAATCCGAAAGATCCATATTCAAGAGTTGGTGTTTGTGGTGCAACTATCGATACAATTCAGGCTCGTAACTTTGCTCGCATGGTAGCAAGCGGCTGTGCAGCTCATACTGACCACGGCATGACCATGCTTGATGTTTTCCGCGATGTAGTAAATGGTCATATTAAAGACTATCAGATAAAGGATGAAGTAAAACTTAGAGAAGTAGCAAAGAGCATAGGTATTTCCGTTGACGGTAAAGATACCCTTACTGTGGCAAAAGAACTTTATCATGAATTGGAAAGGACCTACACTCAGGTTGAAGGTGAAATTCCTTTTGCAAAGCGCGTTCCTCCTAAGACTTTGGAGACATGGAGAAAGTATGGGCTGGTTCCTCGAGGTGCGATGAGAGAAATTATGGAAATTATGCATCGCTCTCATATGGGTGTAGATCAGGATTATCAAAATATTGTTTTACAATGTGGTAGGACGGCTCTTGCGGATGGTTGGGGCGGTTCGATGGTAGCAACTGAAATCTCGGATATTCTCTTTGGAACTCCCAAGCCTCTGGTAGCTGGTGTTAATATGGGATATCTCAAGGAAGATCATGTTAACATTATCGTTCATGGTCATGAGCCCAATCTTTTTGAATCTATGATCGATTCGGTTAATGATCCTGCACTTATTGAAGAAGCCAAAGCCGCTGGTGCAGCGGGAATTCAACTCCTTGGGATGTGCTGTTCCGGTGCTGAAGTTCTTAGCCGACATGGGGTTCCGCATGCCGGTAACTTCATGAGCACGGAAGTGGTTATTGCAACTGGTGCTGTAGATGCGATGGCAGTTGATGTGCAGTGTATTAAACAATCTCTTGTCACCATGTCTAAATGTTATGGAACAAAGTTTTTCACCACTAACCCTCGATGTAAAATTGAGGGAGCCGAGCACATTGAATTTCATGAGAGAAGCCCAAGGGAATGCACTGATAAGATAGTCAAGATGGCTATTGAGCGGTTTAAGAATGCTCGACCCGAAAGAATAGTCATTCCACAGCGTAGAGATCTAGGTATTCATGGATTTTCTCATGAATATATTAATTATATGCTTGGTGGAACCTTCCGAGCTTCTTATAAGCCTTTGAATGAAAATATTATAAATGGGCGTATTAGGGGTGTTGCTGGTGTTGTTGGTTGCACCAACCCGCGCGTAAGGCAGGATTATTTCCATGTGGAGCTTGTTAAAGAGTTGATAAAGAACAATGTTCTTGTGGTTCAAACCGGTTGTTCCCAGATTGCTCTTGCTAAAGCTGGTCTAATGAAACCTGATGCGGCTGTTCTTGCTGGAGATGGACTTGCTGAAGTTTGCGAAACTGTTGGTATGCCGCCTGTTCTAGGACTTGGTTCCTGCGTGGACAATAGCCGTATTCTTGTTGCTTGTGCTGAAATGGTTCGCATTGGAGGGTTGGGTAATAGTATAGCTGATCTGCCTGTAGCTGGAGCAGCGCCTGAGTGGATGAGTGAAAAAGCTATATCGATTGGTCATTACTTCGTATGTTCAGGAGTTTACACTGTTTTTGGAGGAACATTCCCTGTCGTTCAGGGAACCAAGTTCCAAAAATTCCTGTTTGAAGGATTAGCGGAGCTTGGACTTGGAAAATGGGATTTTTCTGATGATCCATACGATATGGCTCGTAAAATGATAGCCCATATTGACGAGAGACGTATGGCTCTCGGCATTATGGGTCCGCGCGAAAGAAAACTTTTCGATATGGCTGACCGTCGAGCCTTGGAGACTATGTAAGGTATTTTGGGGATCCTGGGATATTCCTGGGATCCCGGGCATGGCAAATTTTCCCAAGAAGGGCGGTCATGGAAGATCAGAAAGGCTTAAGAAAATATCCTTAAGAAAAGGAGTAAAGATATGTCGAGATTGGTAGCATTTGCAGCAATACAGGGTGCTTATAACATTGTTGCAAAAGTGGAAGGCAAATGGAAGCAGACAATGGATAAATATGGGCCAAATGAGCCCATAGGCTTTCCGAACACTGCTTATTACCTTCCTATTATTTATTCAATTCTTGGAATAAAAGTTGAAAAACTCGGAGATGCTGAGCAGGTTTTGAATAGATGCAAGCAGTTGCTTCCCCCTCATATAAGCAAAAGAATTTACACTCCCTATCTTGGTAATACTCTGGATGCGGGTATGGCAGCAATTCTTGCTGAAGAAATTCTGGAAGCGATTCGCTACCTTGAAGAGCCTGATTTCTATTATCCTCAAGAAGATCCCGATATCGAAAACGGAAAGATCTGGGTTGGTGCTGCCGATGACGTTATTATGAGAAAGCGCGGTGTGGAATTCGTCGATGGAACTGCCCCTGGGTTTGTTGCTATTGTAGGTGCAGCCCCCGATGTTGAAACCGCTAAAAAGATTGCGGAAGAATATCAGAAGAAGGCTATTTACGTCTTTATGTGCGCCAATCAGAATGGCACAACCTTTACCGAACAGCTTATTCAAGCGGGAGTTCAGATCGGATGGAATACACGTCTTGTGCCTTTCGGCCCTGAAATTTCTGCGGCTGTGTTTGCTCTCGGTTTTGCAAACCGTGCAGCTATGGCTTTTGGTGGTGTCCAGCCTGGTGATTACAAAAGGATCCTTCTATATAACAAGGATCGTATCTTCGCCTTCGTTAATGCTCTTGGTGAAGTAAATGCTGAATGGGCAGCGAATGCTGCTGGTGCTATTAACTGGGGCTTCCCGACAATCGCCGATACGGATATTCCAGAAATTCTACCGACAGGTGTATGCACTTACGAACATGTTGTTTCTAATGTGCCTCACGATCAGATTGTGGCAAAATCGATTGAAGTTAGAGGTCTTAAAGTAACGGTTACGGAAGTTCCTGTTCCTGTGTCTTACGGTCCAGCCTTCGAAGGTGAGCGAGTACGTAAGGATGATGTCTATCTTGAATGTGGTGGTGGTAAGACTCCTTGCTTTGAGCTTGTGCGTATTGCTGAAATGCACGAAGTTGAAGACGGGAAGGTGGAGGTTATCGGTCCTGACATCAAAGATGTGCCACCTGGTTCGAACCTGCCGCTTGGTGTTATAGTTGAGGTAGCGGGTCGTAAGATGCAAGAAGATTATGAGCCAATTCTAGAACGTCAAATTCACCATCTTATTAACTATGCTCAGGGCGTAATGCATATTGGACAGCGCGATATAGCCTGGTATCGTATCAG
Coding sequences within:
- the acsB gene encoding acetyl-CoA decarbonylase/synthase complex subunit alpha/beta, yielding MSRLVAFAAIQGAYNIVAKVEGKWKQTMDKYGPNEPIGFPNTAYYLPIIYSILGIKVEKLGDAEQVLNRCKQLLPPHISKRIYTPYLGNTLDAGMAAILAEEILEAIRYLEEPDFYYPQEDPDIENGKIWVGAADDVIMRKRGVEFVDGTAPGFVAIVGAAPDVETAKKIAEEYQKKAIYVFMCANQNGTTFTEQLIQAGVQIGWNTRLVPFGPEISAAVFALGFANRAAMAFGGVQPGDYKRILLYNKDRIFAFVNALGEVNAEWAANAAGAINWGFPTIADTDIPEILPTGVCTYEHVVSNVPHDQIVAKSIEVRGLKVTVTEVPVPVSYGPAFEGERVRKDDVYLECGGGKTPCFELVRIAEMHEVEDGKVEVIGPDIKDVPPGSNLPLGVIVEVAGRKMQEDYEPILERQIHHLINYAQGVMHIGQRDIAWYRISKSAVEKGFTLEHIGKILHAKFHQDFGAIFDKCQIKIYTEEDKVRELLKIAQARYKMRDERIEGMTDETTDIFYSCVLCQSFAPTHVCVISPERTGLCGAYNWLDCKASYEINPTGPNQPCPKGEVLNPVLGNFKGVNEFVERASRGAIKSYNFYSVVYDPMTTCGCCECIAAVLPLCNGVMTVNREYTGMTPCGMKFTTLAGTIGGGAVTPGFVGHSKYNITQRKFIAGDGGIKRLVWMPKMLKEEIRERLIKRGEEIGIPNFIDMIATEEDGVTEEEVLEFLKKVGHPALSMPPILGGEMPAAAEAAEAAAAPAEEAAAGEAEWGEEAAGEADWGAGGESKEEGW
- the cooS gene encoding anaerobic carbon-monoxide dehydrogenase catalytic subunit translates to MAEVEKKEKKKQYDFREFTTCEATLMMLQKAAEDGVETAFQRAAEMKPCPIGVESACCKHCAMGPCRLNPKDPYSRVGVCGATIDTIQARNFARMVASGCAAHTDHGMTMLDVFRDVVNGHIKDYQIKDEVKLREVAKSIGISVDGKDTLTVAKELYHELERTYTQVEGEIPFAKRVPPKTLETWRKYGLVPRGAMREIMEIMHRSHMGVDQDYQNIVLQCGRTALADGWGGSMVATEISDILFGTPKPLVAGVNMGYLKEDHVNIIVHGHEPNLFESMIDSVNDPALIEEAKAAGAAGIQLLGMCCSGAEVLSRHGVPHAGNFMSTEVVIATGAVDAMAVDVQCIKQSLVTMSKCYGTKFFTTNPRCKIEGAEHIEFHERSPRECTDKIVKMAIERFKNARPERIVIPQRRDLGIHGFSHEYINYMLGGTFRASYKPLNENIINGRIRGVAGVVGCTNPRVRQDYFHVELVKELIKNNVLVVQTGCSQIALAKAGLMKPDAAVLAGDGLAEVCETVGMPPVLGLGSCVDNSRILVACAEMVRIGGLGNSIADLPVAGAAPEWMSEKAISIGHYFVCSGVYTVFGGTFPVVQGTKFQKFLFEGLAELGLGKWDFSDDPYDMARKMIAHIDERRMALGIMGPRERKLFDMADRRALETM
- a CDS encoding acetyl-CoA decarbonylase/synthase complex subunit delta, with product MAFEPTKQKYTGAIRQVTIGTGPKAVTVGGRSCFPFYTFEGSMPNPPRIAMEVWDKDPGADWPDAAKEPFADVLGDAAAWAKKCVDVYGAEMIALQTRSADPNADNRPAEEVAAVVKKVVDAVDVPVIVWGVGNHEKDIEVMRLVTEQCSGKHLAIAPTEEGDHKQIGASCMAYGHVVVASTPIDVNLAKQLNVLLGNLGVRDDNILIDPTTGALGYGLEYTYSVMERITQAALAQGDDKLANPIINNIGIEVWKTKEAGQTVEEAPELGDPKKRAVMMEVVTAVSFLLAGSDVVILRHPESVKLVKSYIEKMMA